A region from the Sulfurivermis fontis genome encodes:
- a CDS encoding AbrB/MazE/SpoVT family DNA-binding domain-containing protein: MAATATLSNKFQISIPKAIREMQHWQAGQEFVFIPKGSGVLVVPVPELNQLAGIARGANPENYRDHGDRY, translated from the coding sequence ATGGCAGCCACAGCGACGCTATCGAACAAGTTCCAGATATCCATTCCCAAGGCGATCCGGGAAATGCAGCACTGGCAGGCCGGCCAGGAATTCGTGTTCATCCCCAAGGGCAGCGGGGTGTTGGTCGTTCCCGTCCCCGAATTGAACCAGTTGGCCGGTATCGCCCGGGGGGCCAATCCGGAAAACTACCGGGATCATGGGGATCGCTATTGA
- the rsxB gene encoding electron transport complex subunit RsxB, with the protein MLTAILALTLLALAFGLLLGYAAVRFKVESDPIVDKIDAILPQTQCGQCGFAGCHPYAEAIAKGEADINLCPPGGETVVLALADLLGRDAKPVEGGAKEKMVAHIDEQTCIGCTLCLQACPVDAILGAAKQMHTIIADECTGCELCVEPCPVDCISMIPIKVEPATWTWPYPQTAPVRT; encoded by the coding sequence ATGTTAACGGCCATCCTCGCCCTCACCCTGCTCGCGCTGGCCTTCGGCCTGCTGCTCGGCTATGCCGCCGTGCGCTTCAAGGTGGAGAGCGATCCCATCGTCGACAAGATCGACGCCATCCTGCCGCAGACGCAGTGCGGCCAGTGCGGCTTCGCCGGCTGCCATCCCTATGCCGAGGCCATCGCCAAGGGCGAGGCGGACATCAACCTGTGCCCGCCCGGTGGCGAGACGGTAGTGCTGGCGCTGGCCGATCTGCTCGGCCGCGATGCCAAGCCGGTAGAGGGCGGCGCCAAGGAAAAGATGGTCGCCCATATCGACGAACAGACCTGCATCGGCTGCACCCTGTGCCTGCAGGCCTGCCCGGTGGATGCCATCCTCGGCGCCGCCAAGCAGATGCATACCATCATCGCCGACGAATGCACCGGCTGCGAACTGTGCGTGGAGCCCTGCCCGGTGGATTGCATCAGCATGATTCCCATCAAGGTGGAGCCCGCCACCTGGACCTGGCCCTACCCGCAGACGGCCCCAGTGCGTACCTAA
- the apbC gene encoding iron-sulfur cluster carrier protein ApbC produces MSNVTQAQVENAIKQYVDPYMDKDLVSAGCIKNIAIDGDKVTVDVVLGFPAQGYADELAAAVKGKVEAVAGVAGAAVKVNTLIASHAAQKGVKHIKGVKNIIAVASGKGGVGKSTTSVNLALALAAEGATVGILDADIYGPSQPRMLGVGGTRPESSDGQTLNPVMSYGLQSMSIGYLIDEDTPMIWRGPMVTQALEQLLNDTQWREVDYLVIDLPPGTGDTQLTLAQKVPVSGAVIVTTPQDIALLDARKAYKMFEKVEVPVLGVVENMSIHICSKCGHEEHIFGQGGGQSMAEQYGVPFLGALPLDIRIREEADNGKPTVVAEPDSRIAQIYRDIARRVAAKLALKAKDYSAKFPKIVIQ; encoded by the coding sequence ATGTCCAATGTGACCCAAGCGCAGGTCGAGAACGCAATCAAGCAATACGTCGACCCTTATATGGATAAGGATCTGGTCTCCGCCGGCTGTATCAAGAATATCGCCATCGACGGCGACAAGGTGACCGTGGACGTGGTCCTCGGCTTCCCGGCGCAGGGCTATGCCGACGAGCTGGCCGCTGCCGTCAAGGGCAAGGTCGAGGCGGTGGCCGGTGTCGCCGGCGCCGCCGTCAAGGTCAACACCCTGATCGCCTCCCATGCCGCCCAGAAGGGCGTCAAGCACATCAAGGGCGTCAAGAACATCATCGCCGTGGCCTCCGGCAAGGGTGGCGTCGGCAAGTCCACCACCTCAGTCAACCTGGCCCTGGCCCTGGCCGCCGAAGGCGCCACCGTGGGCATCCTCGACGCCGACATCTACGGCCCGAGCCAGCCGCGCATGCTGGGCGTGGGCGGCACCCGCCCCGAATCCAGCGACGGCCAGACCCTGAACCCGGTGATGAGCTACGGCCTGCAGTCCATGTCCATCGGCTACCTCATCGACGAGGACACCCCGATGATCTGGCGCGGCCCCATGGTCACCCAGGCCCTGGAACAGCTGCTCAACGACACCCAGTGGCGCGAGGTGGACTACCTGGTCATCGACCTGCCGCCCGGTACCGGCGACACCCAGCTGACCCTGGCGCAGAAGGTGCCGGTGTCCGGCGCCGTCATCGTCACCACCCCGCAGGACATCGCCCTGCTCGACGCGCGCAAGGCCTACAAGATGTTCGAGAAGGTGGAGGTGCCGGTGCTCGGCGTGGTGGAGAACATGTCCATCCACATCTGTTCCAAGTGCGGCCATGAAGAGCACATCTTCGGCCAGGGCGGCGGCCAGAGCATGGCCGAGCAGTACGGTGTGCCGTTCCTCGGCGCCCTGCCGCTGGACATCCGCATCCGCGAGGAGGCCGACAACGGCAAGCCCACCGTGGTGGCGGAGCCCGACAGCCGCATCGCCCAGATCTACCGCGACATCGCCCGCCGCGTGGCGGCCAAGCTGGCACTGAAGGCCAAGGACTACAGTGCCAAGTTCCCGAAGATCGTGATTCAGTAA
- the rsxA gene encoding electron transport complex subunit RsxA yields the protein MTEYALILVSTVLVNNFVLVKFLGLCPFMGVSRKLETAIGMGLATTFVLTLSSVCAYLTNEFLLAPLGIEYLRTIAFILVIAVVVQFTEMVVHKTSPVLYQVLGIFLPLITTNCAVLGVALLNTQAQHSFLESAVYGFGAAVGFSLVLVLFAAMRERITVSDVPAVFRGPAIALITAGLMSMAFMGFSGLVKG from the coding sequence ATGACCGAATACGCCCTCATTCTCGTCAGCACGGTACTGGTCAACAACTTCGTCCTGGTGAAGTTTCTTGGCCTGTGTCCGTTCATGGGCGTGTCGCGCAAGCTGGAGACCGCCATCGGCATGGGCCTGGCCACCACCTTCGTACTCACCCTGTCCTCGGTCTGCGCCTACCTCACCAACGAATTCCTGCTCGCCCCGCTCGGCATCGAATACCTGCGCACCATCGCCTTCATCCTGGTCATCGCCGTGGTGGTACAGTTCACCGAAATGGTGGTGCACAAGACCTCGCCGGTGCTGTATCAGGTACTCGGCATCTTCCTGCCGCTGATCACCACCAACTGCGCCGTGCTCGGCGTGGCCCTGCTCAACACCCAGGCGCAGCACAGCTTCCTCGAATCGGCGGTGTACGGCTTCGGCGCCGCGGTCGGCTTCTCCCTGGTGCTGGTGCTGTTCGCCGCCATGCGCGAGCGCATCACCGTCAGCGATGTCCCCGCCGTGTTCCGCGGCCCCGCCATCGCCCTGATCACCGCCGGCCTGATGTCGATGGCGTTCATGGGGTTCTCCGGATTGGTGAAGGGGTAA
- a CDS encoding DUF3108 domain-containing protein, which yields MSRLPQFISVLYLLLLATAAQAESFQLEPFNVRYSVQLNGFKVAEMERSLHIDGNGSPILEQRTETSGLVALFKKDKLVERSVLGNDRHRPIPLTYDAHYTGRSKDIREHIDFDWQSNVATSRYQEKRQEISLSGAMMDKLSHQLILSNDIAQGRKELEYTVLDRGNIKHYTYEWLGSEELATARGRVTTIKIKRKDTTLWLAPQWNYLLVQLIQKNDDGTIATYIQKQ from the coding sequence ATGTCACGTCTGCCCCAGTTCATCTCAGTCCTGTACCTGCTCCTGCTGGCGACGGCAGCACAGGCCGAAAGCTTTCAGCTGGAACCGTTCAATGTGCGTTATTCGGTGCAGCTCAACGGCTTCAAGGTGGCCGAGATGGAACGTAGTCTGCACATCGACGGCAACGGCTCCCCGATACTGGAGCAAAGAACCGAAACCAGCGGCCTAGTGGCCCTGTTCAAGAAAGACAAACTAGTGGAGCGCAGCGTTCTGGGAAACGACCGGCACCGGCCGATTCCGCTCACCTACGATGCCCACTACACCGGCCGGTCAAAAGACATCAGAGAGCACATCGACTTCGACTGGCAAAGCAATGTCGCCACCTCGCGCTACCAGGAAAAGCGGCAGGAAATCTCCCTGTCCGGCGCCATGATGGACAAGCTGTCGCATCAGCTGATCCTGAGCAACGACATCGCGCAGGGAAGAAAGGAACTGGAATATACCGTGCTCGATCGCGGCAACATCAAGCACTACACCTACGAATGGCTGGGGTCGGAAGAGCTGGCGACCGCCCGCGGCCGGGTCACCACCATCAAGATAAAGCGCAAGGACACCACGCTCTGGCTGGCGCCGCAGTGGAACTACCTGCTGGTGCAGCTGATACAGAAAAACGATGACGGCACCATCGCCACCTATATCCAGAAGCAATAG
- the rsxD gene encoding electron transport complex subunit RsxD, whose amino-acid sequence MTNPVISSPHIHGPANVSNVMLRVAYALLPAIAGSLWLFGWGVLVNLLVAITAALASEAAVLALRRRPVLITLRDGSALLTAMLLAIALPPLAPWWLVAVGSAFAIVFAKQLYGGLGFNPFNPAMAGYVLLLVSFPQEMTSWAAPAGLRSADLGLVQTLLYSLSGTLPTDIPPDALTSATVLDTMKVQLGMAHTVNEIRNSPIFGHLGGQGWEVINGLVLLGGLWLLWRRVITWHVPVAVLGSLALIATLFHLIAPEHYAGPLFHLASGGAMLGAFFIATDPVSGATSPRGQLVFGIGMGLLIFVIRTWGGFPDGVAFAVLLMNMAAPTIDYYTQPRVYGHNRG is encoded by the coding sequence ATGACCAATCCCGTCATCAGTTCGCCCCATATCCACGGTCCGGCCAACGTCAGCAACGTGATGCTGCGCGTCGCCTACGCGCTGCTGCCGGCCATCGCCGGCAGTCTGTGGCTGTTCGGCTGGGGCGTGCTGGTCAACCTGCTCGTCGCCATCACCGCGGCGCTGGCCAGCGAGGCGGCGGTGCTCGCTCTGCGCCGCCGCCCGGTCCTCATCACCCTGCGGGACGGCAGCGCCCTGCTCACCGCCATGCTGCTCGCCATCGCCCTGCCGCCGCTGGCACCGTGGTGGCTGGTGGCGGTAGGCAGCGCCTTCGCCATCGTCTTCGCCAAGCAGTTGTACGGCGGGCTCGGCTTCAATCCGTTCAATCCGGCGATGGCCGGTTACGTGCTGCTGCTGGTGTCCTTCCCGCAGGAGATGACCTCCTGGGCGGCCCCCGCCGGCCTGCGCAGCGCCGATCTCGGCCTGGTGCAGACGCTGTTGTACAGCCTGAGCGGTACCCTGCCCACCGACATTCCGCCGGACGCGCTCACCTCCGCCACCGTCCTCGACACCATGAAGGTGCAGCTGGGCATGGCGCATACGGTGAACGAGATCCGCAACAGTCCGATCTTCGGCCACCTTGGCGGCCAGGGCTGGGAGGTGATCAACGGCCTGGTTCTGCTCGGCGGGCTGTGGCTGCTGTGGCGCCGCGTCATCACCTGGCACGTACCGGTGGCGGTGCTGGGCAGCCTGGCGCTGATCGCCACCCTGTTCCACCTCATCGCGCCCGAGCACTACGCCGGCCCGCTGTTCCATCTCGCCAGCGGCGGCGCCATGCTCGGCGCCTTCTTCATCGCCACCGACCCGGTGAGCGGCGCCACCAGCCCGCGCGGCCAGCTGGTGTTCGGCATCGGCATGGGCCTGCTGATCTTCGTCATCCGCACCTGGGGCGGCTTCCCCGACGGCGTCGCCTTTGCCGTGCTGCTGATGAACATGGCGGCCCCCACCATCGACTACTACACCCAGCCGCGGGTGTACGGCCATAACAGGGGATGA
- the rsxG gene encoding electron transport complex subunit RsxG: MPLKKMLLSASLLGLFAVLGTALVTFTYESTHERIAQNERNVLLRSLHALIPPERHDNDLVSDSIAVTDAALLGSPLPQQVYRARQGGAPVALALTAVAPDGYSGDINLLIAINHDGSLAGVRVTAHRETPGLGDKVDVARTDWVHAFAGRSLSNPPPEKWKVKKDGGVFDQFTGATVTPRAVVKAVRNALDYYQQHRDTLFDGGSDAAQEVPHG, encoded by the coding sequence ATGCCGCTGAAGAAGATGCTGCTCAGCGCCTCCCTGCTCGGCCTGTTCGCGGTACTGGGCACGGCCCTGGTCACCTTCACCTACGAGAGCACCCACGAACGCATCGCACAGAACGAGCGCAACGTCCTGCTGCGCAGCCTGCATGCGCTGATCCCGCCCGAGCGCCACGACAACGACCTGGTCAGCGACAGTATCGCGGTGACCGATGCCGCCCTGCTCGGCAGCCCGCTGCCGCAGCAGGTGTACCGCGCGCGCCAGGGCGGCGCGCCGGTGGCGCTGGCGCTCACCGCCGTCGCCCCCGACGGCTACAGCGGCGACATCAATCTGCTCATCGCCATCAACCATGACGGCAGCCTGGCCGGTGTGCGCGTCACCGCCCACCGCGAAACGCCGGGGCTGGGCGACAAGGTGGACGTCGCCCGCACCGACTGGGTCCACGCCTTTGCCGGCCGCTCGCTGAGCAACCCGCCGCCGGAGAAATGGAAGGTGAAAAAGGACGGCGGCGTGTTCGACCAGTTCACCGGCGCCACCGTCACGCCGCGCGCCGTGGTGAAGGCGGTGCGCAACGCCCTCGACTACTATCAGCAGCATCGCGACACGCTGTTCGACGGCGGCAGCGACGCCGCACAGGAGGTCCCCCATGGCTGA
- a CDS encoding DUF599 domain-containing protein: MNTASIYNDLFGLAGSTLSLLIYHLYLRSRLRQNPHYTVQAVNRYARTQWVQAVMANDGQLILGVQTLRNSTMAATLMASTAVLLIIGTLNLSGEADKLLDTWHLPNLGGSHAAWLWMIKLLFLVTDFFIAFFAFSMSVRLYNHVGFKISVPPEVRTPELAPDSVAVHLNRAGYYYSIGMRTYYFAVPLVFWLFSPILMLGATLVLIGVMYHIDRSPKLSPFPAKGIAN; encoded by the coding sequence ATGAACACCGCCAGTATCTACAACGATCTGTTCGGGCTGGCGGGCAGCACATTATCGCTGCTCATCTATCACCTTTATCTGCGCAGTCGTCTGCGGCAAAACCCTCACTACACCGTGCAGGCCGTCAACCGCTACGCCCGTACCCAATGGGTCCAGGCCGTCATGGCCAACGACGGCCAGTTGATACTGGGTGTCCAGACATTGCGCAACTCCACCATGGCGGCAACCCTCATGGCCTCGACTGCGGTGTTGCTCATCATCGGCACACTCAATCTCAGTGGTGAAGCCGACAAACTGCTCGATACCTGGCACCTGCCCAATCTCGGCGGCAGTCATGCGGCCTGGCTGTGGATGATCAAGCTGTTGTTCCTGGTCACCGATTTTTTCATCGCTTTTTTTGCATTCTCCATGTCGGTCCGACTCTACAACCATGTCGGATTCAAGATCAGCGTGCCGCCAGAGGTGCGCACGCCGGAACTGGCACCAGACAGCGTAGCGGTCCATCTGAACCGCGCCGGCTACTACTACAGCATCGGTATGCGCACCTATTACTTTGCGGTGCCACTGGTATTCTGGCTATTCAGTCCGATCCTGATGTTGGGGGCCACCCTGGTGCTAATTGGTGTGATGTACCATATTGACCGCAGCCCCAAGCTGTCTCCTTTCCCGGCCAAAGGCATTGCGAACTGA
- a CDS encoding deoxycytidylate deaminase, producing the protein MTNSTEPSAATKKWDTRFLGLAAHISAWSKDPSSQVGAVITDGNRIVSLGYNGFAAGVADTTERLVDRARKLNLTIHAEENALIFAKRDLRGCTVYVTHPPCPRCASKLIQDEIGRVVCIAPSADFLSRWAEDLELSYEMYREAGVELTMYAPEEINVDNARITVAPGGFFQKIMQQLLRLF; encoded by the coding sequence ATGACCAACAGCACGGAACCCTCCGCCGCCACGAAGAAGTGGGACACCCGCTTCCTCGGCCTTGCCGCGCACATCTCGGCCTGGAGCAAGGACCCGTCGTCGCAGGTGGGCGCGGTGATCACCGACGGCAACCGCATCGTGTCGCTGGGCTACAACGGCTTCGCCGCCGGCGTGGCGGATACCACCGAGCGCCTGGTGGATCGGGCGCGCAAGCTGAATTTGACCATCCACGCCGAGGAGAACGCGCTGATCTTCGCCAAGCGCGACCTGCGCGGCTGCACCGTCTACGTCACCCATCCGCCCTGTCCGCGCTGCGCCTCCAAGCTGATCCAGGACGAGATCGGCCGTGTGGTATGCATCGCGCCGAGCGCGGATTTCCTCTCGCGCTGGGCCGAGGACCTGGAACTGTCCTACGAGATGTACCGCGAGGCCGGCGTGGAACTCACCATGTACGCGCCGGAGGAGATCAACGTCGACAACGCGCGCATCACCGTGGCGCCGGGAGGGTTCTTCCAGAAAATCATGCAGCAACTGCTGCGTTTGTTCTAG
- the metG gene encoding methionine--tRNA ligase: MTDIPRKILVTSALPYANGPIHLGHLVEYIQTDIWVRFQKLRGHQCHYVCADDTHGTPIMLRAEKEGITPEQLIARVWAEHKADFDGFLVGFDNYYSTNSPETRHYADDIYTKLKAAGLIEVRAIEQYYDPVKEMFLPDRFIKGECPKCHAKDQYGDSCEACGTTYSPTDLLNPYSAVSGATPIRKQSDHHFFKLGACADFLRGWIQPPRVQAESANKLAEWLDAGLSDWDISRDAPYFGFEIPGAPGKYYYVWLDAPIGYMGSFRNYCDKNGLDFDAFWDKHKAAQAGTELYHFIGKDILYFHALFWPAELESAGYRTPTGVFAHGFLTVNGTKMSKSRGTFITASSYLQHLNPEWLRYYFAAKLGSGVDDIDLNLEDFVARVNSDLVGKYINIASRAAGFIHKLFGGSIPVASHTIQGFSSWDAKTIIEEARKGRGVALEQMTGFLRERSEEIAKFYDEREYAKAMRRIMELADLVNQVFDAFEPWKAAKTDHALAGQVCGAVLEGFRILSIFLHPVLPKLTNEALAFLNSPRLGESGSPTWENAVFASLFAGHTINTYQPLMTRIDPKQIDALIAANTQSMAPAPESHSQARHAEHQQHETQTAMDPIAETISIDDFAKVDLRVARIAAAAYVEGADKLLQLTLDLGGETRNVFAGIRSAYEPKDLEGRLTVMVANLAPRKMKFGLSEGMVLAAGPGGKELFILSPDAGAQPGMRIK, from the coding sequence ATGACGGACATCCCCCGCAAGATTCTGGTCACCAGCGCCCTGCCCTACGCCAACGGGCCCATCCACCTCGGCCATCTGGTGGAATATATCCAGACCGATATCTGGGTGCGCTTCCAGAAGCTGCGCGGCCACCAGTGCCACTACGTCTGCGCCGACGACACCCACGGCACGCCAATCATGCTGCGGGCGGAGAAGGAAGGCATCACCCCGGAACAGCTCATCGCCCGCGTCTGGGCCGAGCACAAGGCCGACTTCGATGGCTTCCTGGTGGGCTTCGACAACTATTACTCCACCAACAGCCCGGAAACCCGCCACTACGCCGACGACATCTACACCAAGCTCAAGGCGGCCGGCCTCATCGAGGTGCGCGCCATCGAACAGTACTACGACCCGGTGAAGGAGATGTTCCTGCCGGACCGCTTCATCAAGGGCGAATGCCCCAAGTGCCACGCCAAGGACCAGTACGGCGACTCCTGCGAGGCCTGCGGCACCACCTACTCGCCCACCGACCTGCTCAACCCCTATTCGGCAGTCTCCGGTGCCACGCCCATTCGCAAGCAGTCCGACCACCACTTCTTCAAGCTGGGCGCATGCGCCGACTTCCTGCGCGGCTGGATCCAGCCGCCGCGGGTGCAGGCCGAATCGGCCAACAAACTGGCCGAGTGGCTGGACGCCGGCCTGTCCGACTGGGACATCTCGCGCGACGCCCCCTACTTCGGCTTCGAGATCCCCGGCGCCCCCGGCAAGTACTACTACGTCTGGCTCGACGCCCCCATCGGCTACATGGGCAGCTTCAGGAACTACTGCGACAAGAATGGCCTCGACTTCGACGCCTTCTGGGACAAACACAAGGCGGCGCAGGCCGGCACCGAGCTGTACCACTTCATCGGCAAGGACATCCTCTACTTCCACGCCCTGTTCTGGCCCGCCGAACTGGAGAGCGCCGGCTACCGCACGCCCACCGGCGTGTTCGCCCACGGCTTCCTCACCGTCAACGGCACCAAGATGTCCAAGTCGCGCGGCACCTTCATCACCGCGTCCAGCTACCTGCAACACCTCAACCCGGAATGGCTGCGCTACTACTTCGCCGCCAAGCTGGGCAGCGGCGTCGACGACATCGACCTCAATCTGGAAGACTTTGTCGCCCGCGTGAATTCGGATTTGGTGGGTAAGTACATAAACATTGCGAGTCGCGCCGCTGGTTTTATCCATAAGCTCTTCGGGGGCTCGATCCCTGTCGCCAGCCACACAATCCAAGGCTTCTCGTCATGGGATGCCAAGACCATCATCGAAGAGGCCCGAAAAGGCCGTGGCGTAGCTCTGGAGCAAATGACGGGATTCCTACGTGAGCGATCCGAGGAAATTGCAAAATTCTATGATGAGCGTGAATACGCGAAGGCTATGCGCCGAATTATGGAGTTAGCGGACTTAGTAAATCAGGTATTCGACGCATTTGAACCGTGGAAAGCCGCCAAAACTGACCATGCGCTTGCTGGGCAGGTTTGCGGCGCAGTGCTAGAAGGCTTCCGGATTCTCTCCATTTTCCTCCATCCAGTATTGCCAAAGCTCACGAACGAAGCACTGGCCTTCCTCAATTCGCCAAGGCTCGGAGAATCAGGCAGTCCCACATGGGAGAACGCGGTTTTTGCATCCCTGTTCGCTGGACACACGATCAACACGTATCAACCGCTGATGACCCGCATCGACCCCAAGCAGATCGACGCCCTCATCGCCGCCAACACCCAGAGCATGGCACCTGCCCCGGAGAGCCATTCCCAGGCGCGCCACGCCGAACACCAACAGCACGAGACCCAGACCGCCATGGACCCCATCGCCGAAACCATCAGCATCGACGACTTCGCCAAGGTGGACCTGCGCGTGGCGCGCATCGCCGCTGCCGCCTACGTGGAAGGGGCAGACAAGCTGTTGCAACTCACCCTGGATCTGGGCGGGGAAACCCGCAACGTCTTTGCGGGTATACGCTCCGCCTACGAGCCGAAAGACCTGGAAGGCCGCCTCACCGTGATGGTCGCCAACCTCGCCCCGCGCAAGATGAAGTTCGGTCTGTCCGAGGGCATGGTGCTGGCCGCCGGCCCGGGCGGCAAGGAGCTGTTCATCCTGAGTCCGGATGCCGGTGCGCAACCAGGCATGCGGATAAAATAG
- the rsxC gene encoding electron transport complex subunit RsxC, whose product MSTLTNSAAPARLWKFHGGLHLPDHKALSCEQAIAPAALPKRLVLPLQQHIGAPAKPIVEVGERVLKGQIIGQPDGFVSAALHAPTSGTVVAIEERPVPHPSGLSAPCIVIDSDGEDRWVERQPHSHWAGLDPSELRNIIREAGIVGLGGAGFPSFIKLNPGARTEVDTLILNAAECEPYITCDDRLMRERADEVIAGARIMRHALHARRVVIGIEDNKPQAHAALGAALARIDRSDIELVQVPTRYPTGGEKQLIKVLTGKEVPSQGLPIDISVVCHNVATAAAVHRAVELGEPLITRIVTVTGRGVAQPRNLEVLIGTPVDDLLQQCGGTTPTLSRLVLGGPLMGITLQHHGLPVTKTGNCILALTPGEFGQHGPVRNCIRCGECARVCPANLLPQQLYWHARAKDFDKVQDYNLFDCIECGCCAYVCPTNLPLVQYYRYAKTTIWSQARDKKKAELARERHDFRLERQEREKAERAAKLAKKKAALEESPATDSEEAKKAAIKAAMERAKAKHEAAGVEPKNTDNLTPEQQRQIDEVEARRAAAEKEE is encoded by the coding sequence ATGAGCACACTCACCAACAGTGCTGCCCCTGCCCGGCTGTGGAAATTCCACGGCGGACTGCACCTGCCCGACCACAAGGCGCTGTCCTGCGAACAGGCGATTGCCCCTGCCGCACTGCCCAAACGCCTGGTGCTGCCCTTGCAGCAACACATCGGCGCACCGGCCAAGCCCATTGTCGAGGTGGGTGAGCGCGTCCTGAAAGGCCAAATCATCGGCCAGCCCGACGGCTTCGTCAGCGCCGCACTGCACGCGCCGACCTCGGGCACCGTGGTCGCCATCGAGGAACGTCCGGTGCCACATCCTTCCGGCCTCAGCGCCCCCTGCATCGTCATCGACAGCGACGGTGAGGACCGCTGGGTTGAACGGCAGCCGCACAGCCACTGGGCCGGCCTCGACCCCAGCGAGCTGCGCAACATCATCCGCGAGGCCGGCATCGTCGGCCTGGGCGGCGCCGGTTTCCCCAGCTTCATCAAGCTCAACCCCGGTGCCCGCACCGAGGTGGATACGCTGATCCTCAACGCCGCCGAGTGCGAGCCCTACATCACCTGCGACGATCGTCTGATGCGCGAACGCGCCGACGAGGTCATCGCCGGGGCACGCATCATGCGCCATGCACTGCACGCGCGCCGCGTGGTGATCGGCATCGAGGACAACAAGCCGCAGGCCCATGCCGCCCTGGGGGCTGCCCTGGCACGCATCGATCGCAGCGACATCGAACTGGTGCAGGTGCCGACGCGGTATCCCACCGGCGGCGAAAAGCAGCTCATCAAGGTGCTCACCGGCAAGGAAGTGCCGTCCCAGGGCCTGCCCATCGACATCAGCGTCGTCTGTCACAATGTCGCCACCGCCGCCGCAGTACACCGCGCGGTGGAGCTGGGCGAGCCGCTCATCACGCGCATCGTCACCGTCACCGGCCGCGGCGTAGCGCAACCGCGCAACCTGGAAGTGCTCATCGGCACCCCCGTCGACGACCTGCTGCAGCAGTGCGGCGGCACCACGCCGACCCTGTCGCGCCTGGTGCTGGGCGGCCCGCTGATGGGCATCACTTTGCAGCACCATGGCCTGCCCGTCACCAAGACCGGCAACTGCATCCTGGCCCTGACGCCGGGCGAATTCGGCCAGCATGGGCCGGTGCGCAACTGCATCCGCTGCGGTGAATGCGCCCGCGTCTGCCCCGCCAACCTGCTGCCGCAACAGCTGTACTGGCATGCGCGCGCCAAGGATTTCGACAAGGTGCAGGACTACAACCTGTTCGACTGCATCGAATGCGGCTGCTGCGCCTACGTCTGCCCGACCAACCTGCCGCTGGTGCAGTACTACCGCTACGCCAAGACCACCATCTGGTCGCAGGCGCGCGACAAGAAGAAGGCCGAGCTGGCGCGCGAGCGCCACGACTTCCGCCTGGAACGCCAGGAGCGCGAAAAGGCCGAACGCGCCGCCAAACTGGCGAAGAAGAAGGCCGCGCTGGAAGAATCCCCCGCCACCGACAGCGAGGAGGCCAAGAAGGCCGCCATCAAGGCGGCGATGGAACGGGCCAAGGCCAAGCACGAGGCGGCCGGCGTCGAGCCGAAGAACACCGACAACCTGACGCCGGAGCAGCAGCGCCAGATCGACGAGGTCGAGGCGCGCCGTGCGGCGGCCGAGAAGGAAGAGTGA
- a CDS encoding electron transport complex subunit E, protein MADKTLRQIAGDGLWHNNVAFVQILGLCPLLAVTSSVVNGLGLGLATLLTLVLSNVTVSAIRNLIRPDIRIPVFVMLIASIVTAIELAMHAWFHELHGILGIFIPLIVTNCSILGRAEAFASKNNIGRSFVDGLTMGLGFAAALVLLGAMRELLGAGTLFDQAHLMFGEAARSFRLTVFEDYKGFLLAILPPGAFIGLGLLIALKNVIDQRRAAAPQPATSAAEAPAAP, encoded by the coding sequence ATGGCTGACAAGACCCTGCGCCAGATCGCCGGCGACGGCCTGTGGCACAACAACGTCGCCTTCGTGCAGATCCTCGGCCTGTGTCCGCTGCTGGCGGTGACCTCCAGCGTGGTCAACGGCCTCGGCCTCGGCCTCGCCACCCTGCTCACCCTGGTGCTGTCCAACGTCACCGTATCGGCGATCCGCAACCTGATCCGCCCGGACATCCGCATCCCGGTGTTCGTCATGCTCATCGCCAGCATCGTCACCGCCATCGAACTGGCGATGCATGCCTGGTTTCACGAACTGCACGGCATCCTCGGCATCTTCATCCCGCTGATCGTCACCAACTGCTCGATCCTCGGCCGCGCCGAGGCCTTCGCCTCCAAGAACAACATCGGCCGCTCCTTCGTCGACGGCCTCACCATGGGCCTGGGCTTCGCCGCCGCCCTGGTGCTGCTCGGCGCCATGCGCGAGCTGCTCGGCGCCGGCACCCTGTTCGACCAGGCCCACCTGATGTTCGGCGAGGCGGCGCGCAGCTTCCGCCTCACGGTGTTCGAGGACTACAAGGGCTTCCTTCTCGCCATCCTGCCGCCCGGCGCCTTCATCGGTCTGGGCCTGCTCATCGCGCTGAAGAATGTCATCGATCAACGCCGTGCCGCCGCACCGCAACCGGCAACCAGTGCTGCCGAAGCCCCTGCCGCCCCCTAG